The sequence taaatataaatataagttATTGATACTCGattaataattcaaataaatatatcaatatcaaaatcatgaaataCAAAACACATATggttctaaaaaaaatttataaattccaataaaaatcatgaaaaaaagTTTAAAATGTCAATAAAAGTCATAAAAACAAATCTGCAAGATTCTGTGAAAGTAATTAAAAGGCTGTGAGATTCTATAAAAATCTACAGAAAGCTAACAACTTCACAAAAGTctgtaatttaaaaaaaatcagtaaATCTCTGCAATAAATACACCCCTAATTTGAAACTAAGATCAAATTTATTTGGAATAACACATACTTGgaatcaatattttatttttttttccccaACTACTTACACAGATAAGTTACTTTTATATATGAAGAAAAGTAAGAAACAAATACATCAAATTCAAATGGAGTCAATTAAAATATACAGTCACGGATATGTTTTCAATCAACTCAGTCGGATTCAACATCAGTGTTCGAATTCAGTTCAATCCGAACAATTTATAAACTGATTGAAGATTTAACAATTTATAAACGGATATTTGGATTAGATCCATACCGACTCTGAATTGATCGGTCGGATAATCATCCCTCTCTACCAAGAAATGTTATTATCCTAATATTGTTTCGATAGGAAACTAAAATATTCAAGTGCATTTACATGTAACACAAAAAATTCACATGccaattttagaaaaattatatgtataaaactacattttataataaaatataatacccAAAGGATCACTATATACTTCACTAGTAATAACTACGTACCTAgccatttcaaaaaaaaaaattaaaaattaataactaCGTACCTAGCTATACGAATGTAGCATACATGCAATAAATTGgagaaataaatttaatttatggtAATTGAATTGCAGTTCCTGGGTTCTGACAGCATTTCGAGGCTCGTCGGCGCAAATATTTAAAGGCTTTAAATATCATAAATGGCTAATCAGTCAATTCCCAAATCATAGTTAAATTAATCCCCCAATCTAACAATGGTCAAATTATTCCCactttaattataatttatgaCCACAGCAATCTAAAAACATTTTTTAGGAAATATCTAAGGACtaaatttaaaagattcatgACACAGATCTCTCTCCACGTCACGTGCTATCAAGCCCCACCGTTAACCGACGCAAACATTCCATTTTGAATTTCAGATTCAATTCAAAAATAATCTCTCacttttttattaaaaagtAGATATTAGCTCCATTTATCACCATTTTATTCTTGTTTGCGTAAATAATTGGATTGGACAAATGAATCATATTCTCACTGCAATTGTGTAACGTCATTTGTTATTTATCCATAGATTAAATCAAGAAGCTTATAAATAGAAGGAAAAATTTacatgaataataataatattaaaaatatatataaatggaaTTCTTCGTCTCTCTCCCTCTCATAGACAAAAGTAGTACAAAATAATACCTATTCTTTTTCCAGAAGCAGTACTCTGAAAACAACGAGGCACACAAAACAAGAGAAATCACGagagaaaaattaattaaatttaagcaAACCTGGGAAATGACGATTTAAGACAACAAAACACACGCAAATACCGAAACTGCACCTGTCAGAACCATTTTCATCAACGCCGGAGCTTCCAGAACGCCGCCGGCATTGTCGGAAGTGCTGTTCTGAGAGTCGGCGGTAGGACCTTCCGACGGTGCTCCGTCAGGCGAGCTATTCGGCGGGGCTGGAGGAGATAGTACTGGCGCGGGAGCCGCGGCGGATTCTGGAGCTGGAGCGTCAGCCGCAGGAGAAGGAGATGGAGAAGTTTCGGGTGCAGGAGCCGGCGCCGGAGAAGGAGGCTTACCGTAGAGCTCCACGGGAAGAAGTATACTGTCGACGGTGAAAATGCAGAGCGGGGTCGAGTCGAGCACAGTGGAAGCGATTCTGGAAATGTCGACGCCGGTGTCTAGACTCACCGAGTCGCCATCAGTCGTGACTCCGAGGGCGTATTTCCCGGCGCCATTAGTTGCGAGAGTGGTTAATATCTTATCCTTGGATTCTTTCAAAGTTCCGATGGGAGAGTAGGCGGCAAGGGCGTGGTACTGCAAGATGGAAACCAACTCAGCATTGGTGAGTGTGGTCAGATCTGGCGCATCCGCCGCCTTGAAGGCCTCGTCGTTCGGCGCGAAAATGGTGAGACCGTTGTCCACGGCTGACTCGTAGACTTTCAAAACCCCCGTAGAAACAATCAAAGCAGCAAAGTTCTTGCACCCGGCTTTCACGAGTAAACCCGTAATGTTGACGTCCGACGCGGCTGGCGCAGCCGTCAGAATACCGGCCGGAGCAATCGCCTGGCTGATCTCTATCACCGACACGTTGTACGGCACTTGTTTGACTGACTTGGTGTAAGAAGAGTCGAGAGGTGACCCAGGAATGCCGGATCCGAACCCGACTTTCCCACCTCTCAAAACGGTAATGTTGACAAATCCGAGCTTCCCATCGGAGTTTCCGGTGGTTTGGTAGAGTGTGGTGGAGAGTATGGAACCTTCGGAGATTTTGTGGAGCTTTGGGCCGTCGAAGTAGTCGAGCAAGACGTGCAGGGACAGGATGCTCTTAACGACGCTGAGTGGGTATTTTCCGGTGTAGGAAGAGAGTCCGCCGTTTGGCAGGACACAGACGGTGACCGGTTCGCGGCTGTTGATTTCGTCGGCCACTTTTGTTCGGCTTAACAGATCGTTGAATTCGCTGTATTCAGGGTAAGCGTCGAGGATTTCGGTAATGTTGGTGGCAGCGGCGAGCATTGTCACAGAGACGAAGGAGAAGGCGAGGAGGAGACGGCGGAATGCGGCCATGTTTGGAACTGTGGCGGTGGAGTGAAGTGATTAGTGTATGGAATAAAGTCGGTGGAAGGCGAAAGAATTTATATACGAGTCATTTAGCCCAAATCATGGGTTTCCCAGACCAATTGGTTTTGTCAGAGAAGCCACAAAAAACAACAaggttaattattttttatgaagtTATAATATTTAGCTTCTAGGTTCTTATTACTACCTCTCTCTAAAAATAAAAGACAATAAcactttttaatatttattatcaaAACGgcaaaattattttcattttttcaaaaaaaaaatattttataaaattgttAAGTGATTTTTCAAGCTTCAATTTTTGTATACAAACTCGACTGTAATATTATtttctccaattttttttttatcaagctatctttattcattaaaataTTCAGTTACTTTCAACAAATTTTTATATTGTATCATAACACTTattaaataagaataaaatgATAAGTTTCTTTATAAAACTTATTTATCtagtaatttttttaatctacgtaaaaatacacataaaattaaataaatgaaacTGAAtgggtatatatatatcaaataaatgCTCAAAATACCCACAAAATTAAGTGCTTATATTTTATGATACATAGATGATAGATATAATTAAGTTATACTTTAGAAAAATGTAATACTTTACAAATCCAAATAAGAAAATACAAGAAAAAGTAACCATAAATACTAAAAACAGAattataaactaaacaatttaaCTCGATCGTCAATGCCACGCACTAGATATATTTTTATCGTTGAAAATATTtgtagaaaaaaaatattttttttaaataaagcaACACATATGTACTACAGGACTAGCTAGTAaccattataaaaaaatatggaaAACTCACATGTGAGTAAGTTACCTGGGTTATTTGCATCaaccacccctgtgaaatattgaaaatacatgCTTCTTccatgtgaaattttaataggcattttCAACactgaccttttaaaaaattagcacactcgccccttcagatgagtgattgttgcacACGCGACCCTCATGCGACTggcaaagattttgatttattttgcaccaaatatccctgtgaaatattaaaaatgcatatttaacccatgtaaaaatagtttttaaatctattcaactcataatacataatttttatttaaatttaattataaaatatttagcaaacatttttcgtttaattaattttattttaaaatttaaatttattatgattatataattgttttctaaaaaatattattattttatcttgttatcattatttttttaaactttcttcttgtttccaacttctccattaaaaatgcattcataaacgatatttaaatacctaaaagtaccaaaatattaaatcaaaatgataagtgaATGATAAgtaccaaaatttttaattttatttattttaatttataatttataattttaaattaat comes from Henckelia pumila isolate YLH828 chromosome 4, ASM3356847v2, whole genome shotgun sequence and encodes:
- the LOC140865873 gene encoding fasciclin-like arabinogalactan protein 10 — its product is MAAFRRLLLAFSFVSVTMLAAATNITEILDAYPEYSEFNDLLSRTKVADEINSREPVTVCVLPNGGLSSYTGKYPLSVVKSILSLHVLLDYFDGPKLHKISEGSILSTTLYQTTGNSDGKLGFVNITVLRGGKVGFGSGIPGSPLDSSYTKSVKQVPYNVSVIEISQAIAPAGILTAAPAASDVNITGLLVKAGCKNFAALIVSTGVLKVYESAVDNGLTIFAPNDEAFKAADAPDLTTLTNAELVSILQYHALAAYSPIGTLKESKDKILTTLATNGAGKYALGVTTDGDSVSLDTGVDISRIASTVLDSTPLCIFTVDSILLPVELYGKPPSPAPAPAPETSPSPSPAADAPAPESAAAPAPVLSPPAPPNSSPDGAPSEGPTADSQNSTSDNAGGVLEAPALMKMVLTGAVSVFACVLLS